The following are encoded in a window of Sutcliffiella horikoshii genomic DNA:
- a CDS encoding spore germination protein, with product MPAIVGPVAINSVGGGVINFGDSFYISPKSASKTSAGSGALNTGNFVITNNGLSATNTIDPDINDQDIVANN from the coding sequence ATGCCAGCTATCGTAGGTCCGGTTGCCATCAACAGCGTAGGCGGAGGCGTCATCAATTTCGGGGATTCCTTCTACATCTCCCCTAAATCAGCCTCCAAAACCTCAGCAGGATCCGGTGCACTAAACACCGGCAACTTCGTCATCACCAACAACGGTCTATCCGCCACCAACACCATCGACCCTGACATCAATGACCAGGATATAGTGGCGAATAACTAA
- a CDS encoding spore germination protein GerPB encodes MASNFFINQSIVIHHLKIGGISNSSVFQIGSAGVIKSLSNLYNTGNFEGPAPVSSAEIAQEQQSETPPSSSEIFVPLTGSG; translated from the coding sequence ATGGCATCCAACTTTTTCATCAATCAAAGTATCGTCATCCATCATCTGAAAATAGGAGGTATATCGAACTCCTCCGTTTTTCAGATAGGTAGTGCCGGGGTTATAAAGTCCTTATCAAATTTATACAATACTGGTAACTTTGAAGGCCCCGCACCTGTAAGCAGTGCCGAGATAGCACAAGAACAACAAAGTGAAACACCTCCGAGTTCATCTGAAATATTTGTCCCTTTAACAGGTTCAGGATGA
- a CDS encoding AAA family ATPase — protein sequence MKPITLTIAGLHSFREKQIVDFESLCEGGVFGIFGPTGSGKSSILDGMTLALYGKVERASNNTQGIMNHAENQLEVSFLFELENAKGKQRFKVERTFKRTDDIRVKSGISRLTEVKENEHIVIADKASEVNQAIQEILGLTIDDFTRAVVLPQGKFAEFLSLKGADRRQMLQRLFQLEKYGDQLSRKIKEELQEKIRLLGKIHAEQLGLGEASDEAVKEAEKAFKEVETLVKRSEKALQEMELAFEQKKKQWENQQEKAQVEKKLQTYLLQEASIKELETSYTLAQQAESLKPLLEDLKEVEKALLEWKQRNNVNHTANETAKEALDKALKMYEATRVKKEAELPVLLTKKEKLERARNLEEGLNAHQPKMEELKRSLLLNKEELSKLEAREENAKDLYTKAVNKQKTIKEELASLAYAPARVEILERAFDQKQEILLIEKKMKEIGAEVQTLQNKISSFQVENQKAEENLIKGKETLLEIFQRTENHYDLASEMAQQLDWLERQIEGFLEAEQKLADDAKIHQLAMELAKSLEDGEACPVCGSTEHPGLASHQAHREIASSKEETGVGKLPSAITQQKQENLKIKFKLEQIATELHRDLEGEKDLPAPKESSEKWDLWDKELNESKDSAVLLAEKHHRIATEQKALIQDLIQLQEKKEKVDNYLKTWSGTFKETAKLASSFIEQREEWMKRLEDTKQELEDKKYTWNKDFEQEKFEEIETNFQAVKEAEKKRLDLQERINTSVDFIESKEKELKEALEKKREIEKTIYQEELQLEQIQNRIKDTLEEIKSIVGENNIKDELKRVEQEVENLNRLERENYQKWMESQQHAQEREKAASHSEQMVKETESRLALLQEKWKHELEKSVFTTTDAVESAIVHIHSKEKWKEQIEHYWEERKSIEKDLSRLNALIGTEMLEEEEWEKTQEQLLFARKELRDEIERKSALQQNLLSLKDRNERFRILEEKKTKLSEETQAYQKLQSVFKGNSFVEYLAEEQLHQISRDASERLGQLTRQRYALEMDSNGGFIIRDDANGGVRRPVSTLSGGETFLTSLALALSLSAQIQLRGEYPLQFFFLDEGFGTLDSELLDAVVTALEKLQSDHLAVGVISHVQELRARLPRRLVVTPAKSSGNGSVVTLENL from the coding sequence ATGAAACCAATCACACTGACGATCGCAGGGCTCCACAGCTTCCGAGAAAAACAAATAGTTGATTTTGAATCGCTTTGTGAGGGTGGCGTATTTGGGATTTTTGGGCCAACCGGAAGTGGAAAATCTTCCATTTTAGACGGGATGACGCTTGCATTGTACGGGAAGGTAGAGCGGGCTTCCAATAATACACAAGGAATTATGAATCATGCGGAAAATCAGTTGGAGGTTTCCTTTTTATTTGAACTGGAAAATGCTAAAGGGAAGCAACGATTTAAAGTGGAACGGACCTTTAAACGTACAGATGATATCCGTGTGAAATCGGGAATTTCAAGATTGACGGAAGTAAAGGAAAACGAGCATATCGTGATTGCGGATAAGGCAAGTGAAGTGAATCAGGCCATTCAAGAGATACTTGGCCTGACCATTGATGATTTCACCCGTGCCGTTGTGTTGCCACAAGGAAAGTTTGCGGAATTTCTCTCTCTTAAAGGTGCAGACAGAAGGCAAATGTTGCAGCGCCTTTTTCAGCTAGAAAAATACGGTGATCAGCTTTCCAGAAAAATAAAGGAAGAGCTGCAAGAAAAAATAAGACTCTTGGGAAAAATACATGCCGAGCAGTTAGGATTAGGCGAGGCTTCAGATGAAGCGGTAAAAGAAGCGGAGAAAGCGTTCAAAGAAGTAGAAACGCTCGTTAAAAGGTCAGAAAAAGCACTTCAAGAGATGGAACTTGCATTTGAGCAAAAAAAGAAGCAATGGGAAAATCAGCAGGAAAAGGCTCAGGTAGAAAAGAAGCTACAAACTTACTTATTGCAAGAGGCTTCTATAAAGGAACTCGAAACTTCCTATACATTGGCGCAACAGGCAGAGAGCTTAAAGCCTTTATTGGAAGATCTGAAAGAAGTAGAAAAAGCTTTACTAGAGTGGAAGCAAAGAAATAATGTAAACCATACCGCTAATGAAACTGCAAAAGAAGCGTTGGACAAAGCTTTGAAAATGTATGAAGCAACAAGGGTTAAGAAAGAAGCAGAATTACCTGTGCTGCTTACAAAGAAAGAAAAGTTAGAACGTGCGAGAAACCTTGAAGAAGGATTAAATGCCCATCAGCCAAAAATGGAAGAACTAAAACGTTCTTTGCTTTTAAATAAAGAAGAATTATCTAAGTTAGAAGCACGAGAAGAAAACGCTAAGGACCTGTATACCAAGGCAGTTAACAAGCAAAAGACCATAAAAGAGGAACTTGCAAGCCTTGCTTATGCACCTGCACGCGTAGAAATACTTGAGAGAGCATTTGATCAGAAACAAGAGATACTGCTCATTGAGAAAAAAATGAAGGAAATTGGAGCAGAAGTACAAACGCTGCAAAACAAAATTTCTTCGTTTCAGGTGGAGAACCAAAAAGCGGAAGAAAACCTGATTAAGGGGAAAGAAACCCTTTTAGAAATTTTCCAACGTACAGAAAATCACTATGATCTTGCATCAGAAATGGCACAACAGCTTGATTGGCTCGAAAGGCAGATTGAAGGCTTTTTAGAAGCAGAACAAAAGCTTGCAGATGATGCAAAAATTCATCAACTTGCAATGGAGTTGGCCAAATCCCTTGAAGACGGAGAAGCATGTCCAGTTTGTGGTTCCACAGAGCATCCCGGTCTTGCTTCTCATCAAGCACATAGGGAAATAGCAAGCAGCAAAGAGGAAACTGGTGTTGGAAAGCTGCCTTCTGCCATTACGCAGCAAAAACAGGAAAACCTGAAAATCAAGTTTAAATTAGAGCAAATAGCTACCGAGCTTCATCGAGATCTTGAAGGGGAAAAAGACTTGCCTGCCCCGAAGGAATCATCGGAAAAATGGGATCTGTGGGACAAGGAATTGAACGAGTCTAAGGACTCAGCGGTGCTGCTTGCTGAAAAACACCATAGAATTGCAACAGAGCAAAAGGCATTGATTCAAGATCTCATTCAGTTGCAGGAAAAGAAAGAAAAGGTGGACAACTACCTTAAAACATGGTCAGGCACCTTTAAAGAAACAGCAAAGCTTGCTTCTAGCTTTATCGAACAGCGTGAAGAATGGATGAAGCGTCTTGAAGATACGAAACAGGAGTTGGAAGATAAGAAATACACTTGGAACAAAGATTTCGAACAAGAAAAATTTGAAGAAATCGAAACCAACTTCCAAGCTGTCAAAGAAGCGGAAAAAAAACGTTTGGACCTGCAGGAAAGAATAAATACTAGTGTGGATTTTATTGAATCAAAAGAGAAAGAATTAAAAGAAGCCCTAGAAAAGAAGAGAGAAATCGAAAAAACTATTTACCAAGAGGAATTGCAACTCGAACAGATTCAGAATCGTATTAAAGATACGCTAGAAGAAATAAAGTCCATTGTTGGTGAGAATAATATCAAAGATGAGCTGAAGCGTGTTGAGCAAGAGGTGGAAAACTTAAATAGGCTGGAAAGGGAGAACTACCAAAAATGGATGGAATCCCAGCAGCATGCTCAAGAAAGAGAAAAAGCTGCTTCACACAGTGAACAGATGGTAAAAGAAACGGAGTCACGCCTTGCTCTCCTCCAGGAAAAATGGAAACATGAGCTAGAAAAATCCGTGTTCACAACGACCGATGCTGTAGAGTCAGCAATTGTTCATATACATTCAAAAGAAAAGTGGAAAGAACAAATAGAACATTACTGGGAGGAAAGAAAGTCCATTGAAAAGGACCTCTCTCGTTTGAATGCCTTAATTGGCACAGAAATGTTGGAAGAAGAAGAATGGGAAAAAACTCAAGAACAGTTATTGTTCGCCCGCAAGGAACTGCGTGATGAAATAGAAAGAAAAAGTGCGCTTCAACAAAATCTTCTTTCTCTAAAAGATCGTAATGAACGGTTTAGGATTCTCGAGGAAAAGAAGACCAAGCTTTCGGAGGAAACTCAAGCATATCAAAAGCTACAAAGCGTCTTTAAAGGGAACAGTTTTGTTGAATACTTGGCGGAAGAGCAGTTGCATCAAATAAGCAGGGATGCGTCAGAAAGATTGGGGCAGCTTACCCGCCAGCGATATGCGTTGGAAATGGATTCAAATGGCGGCTTCATTATCCGTGACGATGCGAATGGTGGCGTAAGAAGACCTGTTTCCACTTTATCCGGGGGTGAGACTTTCCTTACTTCGCTGGCACTGGCATTGTCACTTTCCGCTCAGATTCAGTTAAGAGGGGAATATCCACTGCAGTTCTTCTTCCTTGATGAGGGCTTTGGGACGCTTGATTCAGAGCTGCTTGATGCTGTGGTTACGGCATTGGAGAAACTTCAATCCGACCATTTGGCAGTAGGGGTCATTTCCCACGTACAAGAGCTAAGGGCACGTTTGCCGAGACGATTGGTGGTTACACCTGCCAAATCTTCTGGCAACGGATCTGTTGTGACGCTGGAGAATTTGTGA
- a CDS encoding spore germination protein GerPE, with protein sequence MSFSSYFHIGDSYYINAKSRALAVKREFPKFYGNEGNFSEYPIFTMQSPTPVLTERVNMSVNNVNPNICVNHIKIKGVSSSSVLQIGSSQTICAEARVKHTRQLLGPEVHKAMEIPDTTKKSEDD encoded by the coding sequence TTGTCTTTTAGCTCTTATTTTCATATTGGGGATTCCTATTATATTAATGCTAAATCAAGGGCACTCGCTGTAAAAAGAGAGTTTCCGAAATTTTATGGTAACGAGGGGAACTTCTCTGAGTACCCAATATTTACGATGCAGTCCCCGACTCCTGTTTTAACAGAACGGGTAAACATGTCTGTAAATAATGTAAACCCAAACATTTGTGTGAATCATATCAAAATTAAAGGGGTCTCTTCTTCCTCTGTCCTGCAAATCGGATCATCCCAGACAATCTGCGCGGAAGCGAGGGTTAAACATACAAGACAACTGCTGGGTCCAGAGGTCCACAAAGCAATGGAAATACCAGATACTACGAAAAAGAGCGAGGATGATTAG
- a CDS encoding ornithine--oxo-acid transaminase, which produces MTTKTHDIISMTEKFGANNYHPLPIVISRAQGVWVEDPEGNKYMDMLSAYSAVNQGHRHPKIIQALKDQADKITLTSRAFHNDQLGPWYEKMAALTKKNMVLPMNTGAEAVETAVKAVRRWAYDVKDVPVNQAEIIVCEDNFHGRTMTAVSMSSSEEYQQGFGPMLPGIKVIPYGSLEALKGAITPNTAAFIFEPIQGEAGINIPAEGFLSEAYEICKANNVLYVADEIQAGLGRSGKLFACDWENVEPDMYILGKALGGGVFPISCVAANKDILGVFNPGSHGSTFGGNPLACAVSMASLEVLEEEKLVERSYDLGNYMMEELRTIQNPIIKEVRGRGLFIGVELTEAARPYCEKLKEKGLLCKETHETVIRFAPPLVISKEDLDWAIEKVKQVLS; this is translated from the coding sequence ATGACTACTAAAACACACGATATCATCAGTATGACAGAAAAATTCGGCGCCAATAATTATCACCCGCTTCCAATTGTGATTTCTAGGGCACAAGGTGTATGGGTAGAAGACCCGGAAGGCAATAAATACATGGATATGTTAAGTGCCTATTCCGCCGTCAACCAAGGGCATCGTCATCCAAAAATCATTCAAGCGCTAAAAGATCAAGCAGATAAAATAACCTTGACATCGCGCGCTTTCCACAATGACCAACTCGGTCCTTGGTATGAAAAGATGGCTGCATTAACGAAGAAAAATATGGTCTTACCAATGAATACAGGGGCAGAAGCTGTAGAAACTGCTGTGAAAGCCGTTCGCCGCTGGGCTTATGATGTGAAAGATGTTCCAGTTAACCAGGCAGAAATCATCGTATGTGAAGATAACTTCCACGGACGTACCATGACTGCTGTATCCATGTCCTCTAGTGAAGAATATCAACAAGGCTTCGGTCCTATGCTCCCTGGTATCAAGGTGATTCCTTATGGCAGCCTCGAAGCACTTAAAGGTGCCATCACACCGAACACTGCGGCGTTCATCTTTGAACCAATTCAAGGGGAAGCAGGCATCAATATACCTGCAGAAGGATTCCTTTCAGAAGCTTATGAGATTTGTAAAGCAAACAATGTACTATATGTGGCAGATGAAATCCAAGCAGGCCTAGGGCGCTCTGGAAAACTATTTGCTTGTGATTGGGAAAATGTCGAGCCTGATATGTACATATTAGGTAAAGCCCTTGGCGGAGGAGTATTCCCTATTTCCTGCGTGGCAGCAAACAAAGATATCCTTGGAGTGTTCAACCCAGGATCACACGGCTCCACTTTTGGAGGAAACCCGTTAGCATGCGCGGTATCCATGGCATCATTAGAAGTATTAGAAGAAGAAAAATTAGTAGAACGTTCTTACGACTTAGGGAACTATATGATGGAAGAGTTACGTACCATCCAAAACCCAATCATCAAAGAAGTTCGGGGTCGCGGACTCTTTATTGGAGTAGAGTTGACGGAAGCAGCACGCCCTTATTGCGAAAAGCTTAAAGAAAAAGGCTTGTTATGCAAAGAAACACATGAAACGGTCATCCGTTTTGCACCGCCACTCGTCATCTCCAAAGAAGACTTAGATTGGGCGATTGAAAAAGTAAAACAAGTACTATCATAA
- a CDS encoding spore germination protein — translation MPAIVGAVNVNSIGNSGIFHIGDVFQMSPVSSAKTFAGAGSFNTGDNISVSNTNSQTNTYDQDVNDQPVALNM, via the coding sequence ATGCCAGCAATCGTCGGAGCTGTAAATGTTAACAGCATCGGTAACTCCGGGATATTTCATATCGGGGATGTATTTCAAATGTCTCCAGTCAGTTCAGCCAAAACATTCGCAGGAGCCGGTAGCTTTAATACCGGAGACAATATCTCTGTTAGCAACACGAACAGTCAAACAAACACCTATGACCAAGATGTTAATGACCAGCCGGTTGCATTGAATATGTAA
- a CDS encoding fumarylacetoacetate hydrolase family protein: protein MHLLSMELNGEVRIGLTDEAQLYIIDLKKVHEAKGEESIWPSTLLEGIEIGEDFVHTVANLRDWVFTQRNSKDYFIPMKEVRLLAPIQRPRKNIFCVGKNYREHVLEMGTEEDIPEHIMIFTKAPTCVIGPDENIPLHEEVTCQLDYEGELAIVIGKAGKGIAKEDVMDYIFGYTIVNDVTARDLQKRHKQFFLGKSLDGTCPMGPVIVHKSAIDDPQSLEVKTLVNGEVRQIASTEQMIFTIPEIIATISKGMTLEPGDIIATGTPAGVGKGFNPPRFLTGGDVVEVCLEKIGTLKNRVK from the coding sequence ATGCATTTATTATCAATGGAACTCAATGGAGAAGTTCGTATTGGACTAACCGACGAAGCACAACTATATATCATCGATCTTAAAAAAGTGCATGAAGCTAAGGGAGAAGAAAGTATTTGGCCCTCCACTCTTTTGGAAGGCATAGAAATTGGTGAGGACTTTGTCCATACTGTTGCTAACCTGCGGGACTGGGTGTTCACACAACGAAACTCTAAGGATTATTTTATCCCAATGAAAGAGGTAAGGCTTCTCGCGCCAATTCAAAGACCTCGGAAGAACATTTTTTGTGTCGGGAAAAACTACAGGGAACATGTACTGGAGATGGGGACTGAAGAGGATATCCCCGAGCATATAATGATATTTACGAAAGCTCCCACTTGTGTTATCGGCCCCGATGAAAACATTCCTTTACACGAAGAGGTTACATGTCAATTGGATTATGAAGGGGAATTAGCAATTGTAATTGGAAAAGCGGGAAAAGGTATAGCCAAAGAAGATGTTATGGATTATATATTTGGCTACACGATTGTGAATGATGTAACGGCTAGAGATTTGCAAAAGCGTCATAAACAATTCTTTCTTGGTAAAAGCTTGGATGGAACGTGTCCAATGGGACCGGTCATTGTGCATAAATCTGCAATAGATGATCCACAAAGCCTTGAGGTGAAAACACTGGTGAACGGAGAAGTCCGGCAAATTGCATCAACGGAACAGATGATTTTTACTATACCAGAAATAATAGCAACTATTTCTAAAGGCATGACTCTGGAGCCGGGAGACATTATCGCCACAGGAACTCCTGCTGGGGTTGGGAAAGGATTTAATCCACCGCGTTTTTTAACCGGGGGGGATGTAGTGGAAGTGTGCTTAGAGAAAATTGGTACGCTGAAGAATAGGGTCAAGTAA
- a CDS encoding aspartyl-phosphate phosphatase Spo0E family protein has translation MLALKIELKRQQMIHCAKEYGFTASQTVKCSQELDVLLNKQFQQQLRLLESQNKYFYAQ, from the coding sequence ATGTTAGCCTTAAAAATTGAATTAAAACGACAGCAAATGATTCATTGCGCTAAAGAATACGGATTTACTGCATCTCAAACTGTGAAATGCAGCCAAGAACTTGATGTTCTATTAAACAAGCAGTTTCAGCAACAACTCCGCTTATTGGAAAGCCAAAATAAATATTTTTATGCACAGTGA
- the sbcD gene encoding exonuclease subunit SbcD, producing the protein MRILHTADWHLGKTLEGRSRLPEQAQFLEELLHIVEEEKVDVVLMAGDVYDTVNPPAQAEVLFYESLQQLSNNGKRPVAVIAGNHDNPDRLSASRPLASSQNISLLGYPTMDVQSIYVPTTEETLKLASLPYPSESRLNEVLSEEFEEKVIRDHYDARIRQFFDKMCEQFTEASVNIAMSHLFVAGGNSTDSERPIEVGGAFTVAAESLPHQAQYVALGHLHRPQTIKRAKTAARYSGSPLAYSFSEAGYTKSVTIIDAKPGKEVETKEIFLSSGKPLVRWKATEGVQQVYGWLEEKKDNNAWVDLEIHVTNALSMEEIHRIRKHHDGILHIRPIFPEMVEERKAVKMDSVPIEELFVRFYEKQSGGAKPEDELVRLFLSLLQDETVKEEQV; encoded by the coding sequence ATGCGCATACTTCATACTGCCGACTGGCACTTGGGAAAAACGTTGGAAGGAAGAAGTCGTTTACCGGAGCAGGCACAATTTTTAGAAGAACTTCTGCACATTGTAGAAGAGGAAAAAGTAGATGTGGTACTGATGGCGGGAGATGTCTACGATACCGTCAACCCCCCTGCCCAGGCGGAAGTGCTTTTTTATGAATCGCTTCAACAGCTATCAAACAATGGAAAAAGGCCGGTTGCCGTAATAGCAGGGAACCATGATAATCCAGACCGTCTTTCTGCTTCAAGACCTCTTGCAAGCTCACAAAATATCTCCTTGCTAGGATACCCCACCATGGACGTTCAGAGCATATATGTCCCCACAACGGAAGAAACGTTGAAGCTGGCTTCTTTGCCATATCCTTCAGAGTCCAGGTTAAACGAAGTGCTTTCCGAAGAATTTGAAGAAAAAGTAATCAGAGACCATTATGATGCAAGAATTCGCCAGTTTTTTGATAAGATGTGTGAGCAGTTTACCGAGGCTTCTGTGAATATCGCCATGAGCCATTTATTTGTTGCAGGTGGAAATTCCACCGATTCGGAACGCCCAATTGAAGTAGGAGGAGCATTTACGGTGGCAGCGGAGAGTTTGCCGCATCAAGCGCAGTATGTTGCCCTAGGCCATTTACACCGCCCTCAAACCATCAAACGTGCCAAAACGGCAGCCAGATACTCTGGCTCACCGCTTGCTTATAGCTTTTCAGAGGCTGGATACACGAAAAGTGTAACCATTATTGATGCTAAGCCTGGTAAAGAAGTAGAAACGAAAGAAATATTCCTTTCTAGTGGAAAGCCACTTGTAAGATGGAAGGCTACAGAAGGAGTCCAACAAGTCTATGGTTGGCTAGAAGAAAAGAAAGACAATAATGCCTGGGTCGATCTTGAAATACATGTCACCAATGCACTTTCCATGGAAGAAATTCATCGCATCCGAAAACATCACGATGGCATCCTCCATATTCGTCCTATTTTTCCGGAAATGGTCGAGGAGAGAAAAGCAGTGAAGATGGACAGTGTTCCAATTGAAGAACTGTTTGTAAGGTTTTATGAAAAACAATCAGGTGGCGCCAAACCTGAGGATGAATTAGTCCGGTTATTTCTATCCTTATTGCAGGATGAAACGGTGAAGGAGGAACAAGTATGA
- the gerPC gene encoding spore germination protein GerPC gives MYNNYQYFYQSQQQIQQLQQVVENQTKQISTLEELVKLMQQEITQLKEKPSMNIERIEYKFDQLKVETLEGTLNIGLTPGSPGEIEDFVVTQNNLEVPVPKRNQNLAQGIEADLREYLNKNGKTKIDQIAKQQGRTLEKHYHDFMIQDVNNQLASRVNHTLNTITAEAVQKGYNDEKIKEVAIQQLQGDMDKAFAAFIQTLPQKK, from the coding sequence ATGTACAATAACTATCAGTATTTTTATCAATCGCAGCAACAGATCCAGCAACTTCAACAAGTGGTAGAAAACCAGACGAAACAGATTTCCACCCTCGAGGAACTGGTGAAACTTATGCAACAGGAAATCACCCAATTAAAAGAAAAACCAAGTATGAATATCGAACGAATTGAGTATAAATTTGATCAACTTAAGGTGGAAACGTTGGAAGGCACATTGAATATCGGGTTGACACCTGGGTCCCCGGGTGAGATTGAAGATTTCGTTGTAACCCAAAACAATCTAGAAGTGCCCGTTCCTAAGCGAAACCAAAATTTAGCCCAAGGTATTGAAGCAGACTTGAGGGAATATCTCAACAAAAACGGAAAAACAAAGATTGACCAGATAGCGAAACAGCAAGGTAGAACTCTCGAAAAACACTATCATGACTTCATGATCCAGGATGTAAACAATCAACTGGCTTCACGTGTGAATCACACGTTAAATACGATTACGGCCGAAGCTGTCCAAAAGGGTTATAATGATGAAAAAATTAAAGAAGTCGCCATTCAACAGCTTCAAGGGGATATGGATAAAGCTTTTGCTGCCTTTATTCAAACACTTCCTCAAAAAAAATAA
- a CDS encoding spore germination protein, producing MPSIIGPVKVTNVGGGIINFGDTFYISPKRTGKTTEGSGGSNTGNVVNTNSGLNATNVIDPDATDQSVSENK from the coding sequence ATGCCTTCCATTATAGGACCTGTGAAAGTGACAAATGTAGGCGGTGGAATTATTAATTTTGGGGACACTTTTTATATTAGTCCGAAACGAACAGGTAAGACAACGGAAGGGTCCGGCGGTTCCAATACGGGAAATGTTGTAAATACGAATAGTGGATTGAATGCTACCAATGTAATTGACCCTGATGCGACTGATCAGAGTGTTAGTGAAAACAAGTAA
- a CDS encoding DUF418 domain-containing protein: MQAAPIQEKERIVALDIIRGIAILGIFLVNMPSFFAPMLYVNVKTYWTDTRDILVMNGIDIIAQASFYTLFSFLFGYGFIIFTTRVAEKNLSVPKYFSRRLVVLLVIGIIHAFLIWHGDILITYALCGFLLLFMRKMSSKAMVWTGLLLIIIPTALLSLLMLVVTLTMGDTDLYSTFEANATQSLQVYANGTFMEITKQRIADWSFVNIANFFFIVLSVLPMFLFGAAAAKSKWLENVEENLAWMKKLWIATFVLALIFKLLPYYTVQNYTTEYLQDGIGGPASAVFYFLSIVLATRTGAGLKLLSPFQYVGKMSLSNYLFQSVVCSLIFYSYGLGLYGSFTPFYGLWLVLGIYIFQIIISRVWVANFYYGPMEWLWRAGTYGNKPKFKKM, translated from the coding sequence ATGCAAGCAGCACCTATACAAGAAAAAGAGAGAATTGTAGCTTTAGATATTATCAGGGGAATTGCGATATTAGGCATTTTTCTCGTAAACATGCCCTCATTTTTTGCTCCGATGCTTTATGTGAACGTAAAAACTTATTGGACTGATACACGGGATATTTTAGTGATGAATGGAATTGATATCATTGCCCAAGCAAGTTTTTATACCCTATTCTCATTTTTGTTCGGATATGGCTTTATTATTTTCACAACCCGAGTAGCAGAGAAAAATCTATCTGTACCAAAATATTTTTCCAGAAGATTAGTTGTGTTATTGGTGATAGGAATCATACATGCATTTTTGATTTGGCATGGCGACATTCTCATTACATATGCTTTATGTGGGTTTCTTTTATTATTTATGAGAAAAATGTCCTCGAAAGCGATGGTATGGACGGGGCTACTTCTTATCATCATTCCCACAGCCTTGTTGTCATTGTTAATGCTTGTCGTGACGTTGACGATGGGAGATACAGACCTCTATTCCACGTTTGAGGCTAATGCTACACAATCGTTACAGGTATATGCCAATGGAACATTTATGGAGATAACAAAACAACGGATTGCCGACTGGTCTTTCGTTAACATCGCGAACTTCTTCTTTATTGTATTGTCGGTTCTGCCGATGTTCCTGTTTGGAGCGGCTGCAGCAAAATCCAAGTGGTTGGAAAACGTGGAGGAAAACCTCGCATGGATGAAAAAGCTTTGGATTGCAACTTTTGTGTTAGCATTGATATTTAAGTTGCTTCCATATTACACGGTTCAAAATTACACAACAGAATACTTACAAGATGGGATAGGTGGTCCTGCGAGTGCAGTGTTCTACTTTTTATCTATCGTGTTGGCTACTAGAACAGGAGCTGGCTTGAAGTTATTGTCCCCGTTTCAGTATGTTGGAAAAATGAGTTTATCCAATTACTTGTTTCAATCCGTTGTTTGTTCGCTCATTTTTTACAGTTACGGATTAGGGTTATACGGATCCTTTACCCCGTTTTATGGTCTATGGCTCGTTCTTGGTATATATATTTTCCAAATCATTATTAGCAGAGTCTGGGTGGCTAATTTCTATTATGGACCGATGGAGTGGTTATGGAGAGCAGGTACTTACGGTAATAAGCCTAAATTTAAAAAGATGTGA
- a CDS encoding DUF1516 family protein codes for MTHAHISTWAIALILFVVVLFLTKAGKEKGAKITAMILRVFYILIVVTGLQLGWTLITNGQYALKMVLGIVVIGLMEMIAVRTRKGKSTVVVWVLFVVVFAYILHLGFSLPMGM; via the coding sequence ATGACACACGCGCATATTTCAACATGGGCAATCGCACTTATTCTGTTTGTCGTGGTACTATTTTTAACAAAAGCAGGTAAAGAAAAAGGTGCTAAGATAACAGCGATGATCCTTAGAGTGTTTTACATCTTAATCGTTGTGACAGGCTTGCAGCTTGGCTGGACATTGATAACAAACGGGCAATACGCATTGAAGATGGTATTAGGTATTGTCGTTATCGGCTTGATGGAAATGATTGCAGTCCGCACTAGAAAAGGAAAATCCACTGTGGTGGTTTGGGTTCTTTTCGTTGTGGTATTTGCATATATTCTCCACTTAGGTTTCAGTCTTCCGATGGGTATGTAA